One Syngnathoides biaculeatus isolate LvHL_M unplaced genomic scaffold, ASM1980259v1 ctg104_pilon_pilon, whole genome shotgun sequence genomic window, cccctcctgacggagttcttcctctcttgtcctgctcggcatccttcccacagtcgccatctggtgggtctgcagaggtactgccagcctcgaagcatcacttttttttttttccaccgcaggctctagtgaagacaaacaccacagtaggtcctagacggggcaaggaaatcacggcaacccgtaggaagcacttctacaatgtatacaaaattttaaacattgtacaaatgatgtttaaaaccctggctgtctaaataactcctgtgttgccattttgccgcgcaagcacgtatgagtatcagggtttatatatatatatatatattttattcattatttatttataatacacacacataaccaagaacatgcattgacgcatagacccttttatacacatatatgtagtttagtctgtctccctggcctcaaggtctgtgattcactggcaCCCAGgaaatgtctccgttcgggcctataagacaaagaagacatgagatttcgcttccccccctccctgtgcgcgcggaggggcgatttcgggttagggctgaaatggtgtggtgtgtgtgtgtgtgtgtgtgggtgtgtgtgtgtgtgtgtcctgcggacatcgacccacccctgcgccacgccatcgtgcccccagaagcctcgtgtaggcctgcggcgcctcctgtaccgggcgtccgcccagtcctcgtcaCCCACcaaataccgccccatcttcccgttttcctcgtgttcggcaagcagcagaatgtctttttataatttttataaaggcacctgttgtgcctatgatacagtctattctgtacagtccaggtgtcctaatcaaGTATTCAAGATCGTTtcttcttcatgaacaaccatcgttttatatatacacacttgtttcataaacttatataaaaacattacatcaggtttctaacaatgaaatcagtctgtgtatgttagccaacacgttctatgtgtgctatacgtcaacgtttaggctatatgctgagcctctatcaatacggaagcacactgcgaactttctaaacattgatattgctaatcatgttaaacacaaatcagggcaggtggccagattccggtccaccgacttacatgcacccggtggctgctactaacgcggatttcttttttttatatccgaggcccaaaaaccctttgcagcagagaagtacctcctcgcatgcgcatcgttccggacgggtcctccatacatgaagccctgacccctcctgacggagtttttcctctcttgtcctgcttggcatccttcccacagtcgccatctggtgggtctgcagttgtactgccagcctcgaagcatcactttttttttttccaccgcaggctctagtgaagacaaacaccacagtaggtcctagacggggcaaggaaatcacggcaacccgtaggaagcacttctacaatgtatacaaaattttaaacattgtacaaatgatgtttaaaaccctggctgtctaaataactcctgtgttgcagtgcaagcacgtatgagtatcagggtttatatatattatatataatatatatatatatatatatatttatatatatacacacacataaccaagaaaacatgcattgacgcatagaccctttttacacatatatgtaattagtctgtctccctggcctcaaggtctgtgattcattggcctccaggagatgtctccgttcgggcctgtaagacaaagaagacatgagatttcgcgttcccctcgcccccgtgcgcgcggaggggcgatttcgggtgagggctggaatggtctgtgtgtgcctgcggacatcgacccacccctgcgccacgccatcgcgcccccagaagcctcgtgtaggcctgtggcgcctcctgtaccgggcgtccgcccagtcctcatcatcctcccaataccgccccatcttcccgttttcctcgtgtttggcaagcagcggaatgtctttttataatttttataaaggcacctgttgtgcctattatacaaagtctattctgtacagtccaggtgtcctaataaagtgttcaagaacgtttcttgtcttcatgaacaaccatcgttttatatatacacacttgtttcataaatttatacaaacattacatcaggtttctaacaatgaaatcagtctgtgtatgttagccaacgcgttctatgtgtgctatacgtcaacgtttaggctatatgctgagcctctgtcaatacggaagcacactgcgaactttctaaacattgatattgctaatcatgttaaacacaaatcagggcaggtggccagattccggtccaccgacttacatgcacccggtggctgctactaacgcggatttcttttttttatatccgaggcccaaaaaccctttgcagcagagaagtacctcctcgcatgcgcattgttccggacgggtcctccatacaggaagccctaacccctcctgacggagtttttcctctcttgtcctgctcggcatccttcccacagtcgccatctggtgggtctgcagatgtactgccagcctcgaagcatcacttttttttttttccaccgcaggctctagtgaagacaaacaccacagtaggtcctagacggggcaaggaaatcacggcaacccgtaggaagcacttctacaatgtatacaaaattttaaacattgtacaaatgatgtttaaaaccctggctgtctaaataactcctgtgttgccgttttgccgcgcaagcacgtatgagtctcagggtttatatatatatatatatacacacacataaccaagaaaacatgcattgacgcatagacccttttttacacatatatgtaatttagtctgtctccctggcctcaaggtctgtgattcattggcctccaggagatgtctccgttcgggcctgtaagacaaagaagacatgagattttgcgttccccctcgtccccgtgcgcgcggaggggcgatttcgggtgagggctggaatggtgtgtgtgtgcctgcggacatcgacccaccctgcgccacgccatcgcgcccccagaagcctcgtgtaggcctgcggcgcctcctgtaccgggcgtccgcccagtcctcatcatcctccaaataccgccccatcttcccgttttcctcgtgttcggcaagcagcggaatgtctttttataattttataaaggcacctgttgtgcctattatacaaagtctattctgtacagtccaggtgtcctaataaagtgttcaagaacgtttcttgtcttcatgaacaaccatcgttttatatatacacacttgtttcataaaattatacaaacattacatcaggtttctaacagtgaaatcagtctgtgtatgttagccaatgcgttctatgtgtgctatacgtcaacgtttaggctatatgcttagcctctatcaatacggaagcacactgctaactttctaaacattgatattgctaatcatgttaaacacaaatcagggcaggtggccggattccggtccaccgacttacatgcacccggtggctgctcctaacgcggatttcttttttttatccgagccccaaaaaccctttgcagcagagaagtacctcctcgcatgcgcattgttccggacgggtcctccatacaggaagccctgacccctcctgacggagttcttcctctctcgtcctgctcggcatccttcccacagtcgccatctggtgggtctgcagaggtactgccagcctcgaagcatcactttttttttttttccaccgcaggctctagtgaagacaaacaccacagtaggtcctagacggggcaaggaaatcacggcaacccgtaggaagcacttctacaatgtatacaaaattttaaacattgtacaaatgatgtttaaaaccctggctgtctaaataactcctgtgttgccgttttgccgcgcaagcacgtatgagtctcaggtttatatatatatatacacacacataaccaagaaaacatgcattgacgcatagacccttttttacacatatatgtaattagTCTGTCTCcttggcctcaaggtctgtgattcattggcctccaggagatgtctccgttcgggcctgtaagacaaagaagacatgagatttcgcgttccccctcgtccccgtgcgcgcggaggggcgatttcgggtgagggctggaatggtgtgtgtgtgcctgcggacatcgacccaccctgcgccacgccatcgcgcccccagaagcctcgtgtaggcctgcggcgcctcctgtaccgggcgtccgcccagtcctcatcatcctcccaataccgccccatcttcccgttttcctcgtgtttggcaagcagcggaatgtctttttataatttttataaaggcacctgttgtgcctattatacaaagtctattctgtacagtccaggtgtcctaataaagtgttcaagaacgtttcttgtcttcatgaacaaccatcgttttatatatacacacttgtttcataaatttatacaaacattacatcaggtttctaacaatgaaatcagtctgtgtatgttagccaacgcgttctatgtgtgctatacgtcaacgtttagactatatgcttagcctctatcaatacggaagcacactgcgaactttctaaacattgatattgctaatcatgttaacacaaatcagggcaggtggccagattccggtccaccgacttacatgcacccgtgGCTGCTACTAaacggatttcttttttttttttaatccgaggcccaaaaaccctttgcagcagagaagtacctcctcccatccgcattgttccggacgggtcctccatacaggaagccctaacccctcctgacggagtttttcctctcttgtcctgctcggcatccttcccacagtcgccatctggtgggtctgcagaggtactgccagcctcgaagcatcacttttttttttttttttcaccgcaggctcttgtgaagacaaacaccacagtaggtcctagacggggcaaggaaatcacggcatcccgtaggaagcacttctacaatgtatacaaaattttaaacattgtacaaatgatgtttaaaaccctggctgtctaaataactcctgtgttgccgttttgccgcgcaagcacgtatgagtatcagggttatatatatatatatatttattcatttatttatttatatatacacacacataaccaagaaaacatgcattgacgcatagacccttttatacacatatatgtagtttagtctgtctccctggcctcaaggtctgtgattcactggcaCCCAGgaaatgtctccgttcgggcctataagacaaagaagacatgagatttcgcgttcccccctcctcctgtgcgcgcggaggggcgatttcgggtgagggctggaatggtgtgtgtgtgtgtgtgtgtgcctgcggacatcgacccccCTGCCACGCCATCGTTtccccccagaagcctcgtgtaggcctgcggcgcctcctgtaccgggcgtccgcccagtcctcgtcaccctcccaataccgcccatcttcccgttttcctcgtgttcggcaagcagtagaatgtctttttataatttttataaaggcacctgttgtgcctatgatacagtctattctgtcagtccaggtgtcctaatcaagtgttcaagaacgtttcttcttcatgaacaaccatcgttttatatataaacTCTTTTCATAAActtatatataaaaacattacatcaggtttctaacaatgaaatcagtctgtgtatgttagccaatgcgttctatgtgtgctatacgtcaacgtttaggctatatgcttagcctctatcaatacggaagcacactgctaactttctaaacattgatattgctaatcatgttaaacacaaatcagggcaggtgtccggattccggtccaccgacttacatgcacccggtggctgctcctaacgcggatttcttttttttcatccgagccccaaaaccctttgcagcagagaagtacctcctcgcatgcgcattgttccggacgggtcctccatacaggaagccctgacccctcctgacggagttattcctctctcgtcctgctcggcatccttcccacagtcgccatctggtgggtctgcagaggtactgccagcctcgaagcatcactattttttttttttttccaccacaggctctagtgaagacaaacaccacagtaggtcctagacggggcaaggaaatcacggcaacccgtaggaagcacttctacaatgtatacaaaattttaaacattgtacaaatgatgttaaaaccctggctgtctaaataactcctgtgttgccgttttgcttTTGCCGcagcgcaagcacgtatgagtctcagggtttatatttatatatatatatattatatatacacacacataaccaagaaaacatgcattgacgcatagaccctttttacacatatatgtaatttagtctgtctccctggcctcaaggtctgtgattcattggcctccaggagatgtctccgttcgggcctgtaagacaaagaagacatgagatttcgcgttccccctcgtccccgtgcgcgcggaggggcgatttcgggtgagggctggaatggtgtgtgtgtgcctgcggacatcgacccacccctgcgccacgccatcgcgcccccagaagcctcgtgtaggcctgtggcacctcctgtaccgggcgtgcgcccagtcctcatcatcctcccaataccgcccaatcttcccgttttcctcgtgtttggcaagcagcggaatgtctttttataatttttataaaggcacctgttgtgcctattatacaaagtctattctgtacagtccaggtgtcctaataaagtgttcacgaacgtttcttgtcttcatgaacaaccatcgttttatatatacacacttgtttcataaatttatacaaacattacatcaggtttctaacaatgtaatcagtctgtgtatgttagccaacgcgttctttgtgtgctatacgtcaacgtttaggctatatgcttagcctctgtcaatacggaagcacactgcgaactttctaaacattgatattgctaatcatgttaaacacaaatcagggcaggtggccagattccggtccaccgacttacatgcacccggtggctgctactaacgggatttcttttttttatatccgaggcccaaaaaccctttgcagcagagaagtacctcctcgcatgcgcattgttccggacgggtcctccatacaggaagccctaacccctcctgacggagtttttcctctcttgtcctgctcggcatccttcccacagtcgccatctggtgggtctgcagaggtactgccagcctcgaagcatcactttttttttttttccaccgcaggctctcgtgaagacaaacaccacagtaggtcctagacggggcaaggaaatcacggcaacccgtaggaagcacttctacaatgtatacaaaattttaaacattgtacaaatgatgttaaaaacctggctgtctaaataactcctgtgttgctgttttgccgcgcaagcacgtatgagtctcagggtttatatatatatatatatattatatatatatatatatatataatatatatatatatatatatatacacacataaccaagaaaacatcattgacgcatagacccttttttacacatatatgtaatttagtctgtctccctgcctcaaggtctgtgattcattggctcCAGGAGAgttttcctctctcgtcctgctcgccATCCTTCCCACaatcgccatctggtgggtctgcagaggtactgccagcctcgaagcatcgcttttttttttccaccacaggcgcgagtgaagacaaacaccacagtaggtcctagacggggcaaggaaatcacggcatcccgtaggaagcacttctacaatgtatacaaaattttaacattgacaaatgatgtttaaaaccctggctgtctaaataactcctgtgttgccgttttgccgcgcaagcactaGGAGTCtcaggtttatatatatatgtacacacacataaccaagaaaacatgcattgacgcatagacccttttttacacatttatgtaatttagtctgtctccctggctcaaggtctgtgattcattggcctccaggagatgtctccgttcgggcctgtaagacaaagaagacatgagatttcgcgttccccctcgtccccgtgcgcgcggaggggcgatttcgggtgagggctggaatggtgtgtgtgtgcctgcggacatcgacccacccctgcgccacgccatcgcgcccccagaagcctcgtgtaggcctgcggcgccccctgtaccgggcgtccgcccagtcctcatcatcctcccaataccgccccatcttcccgttttcctcgtgtttggcaagcagcggaatgtctttttataatttttataaaggcacctgttgtgcctattatacaaagtctattctgtacagtccaggtgtcctacaaagtgttcaagaacgtttcttgtcttcatgaacaaccatcgttttatatatacacacttgtttcataaatttatacaaacattacatcaggtttctaacaatgaaatcagtctgtgtatgtagCCAACGcgtctatgtgtgctatacgtcaacgtttagacTATATGCTGAGCCTCTGTCAATACGGAAGCCACTGCGAACTTTCTAAATAGTGATATTGCTCATCATGTTAaaacaaatcagggcaggtggccagattctggtccaccgacttacatgcacccggtggctgctactaaaacggatttctttttttttatatccgaggcccaaaaaccctttgcagcagagaagtacctcctcgcatgcgcatgttccggacgggtcctcctaCAAGGGAAGCCTAAACCCTCCTGACGgattttttcctctcttgtctGATCGGCACCCTTCCACAGTCGcctctggtgggtctgcagaggtactgccagcctcgaagcatcactttttttttttccaccgcaggctcgagtgaagacaaaacaccacagtaggtccttgACGAAGGAAGAAAATCACGGCATCCGGTAGGAAAGCACTCctacaatatatacaatattttaaacaatgtacaaatgatgtttaaaaccctggctgttaaataactcctgtgttgccgttttgccgcgcaagcacgtatgagtctcagggtatatatatatatatatatatatatatatatatatatttatttatatatacacacacataaccaagaagaaaacatgcattgacggcATAGACcctttatacacatatatgtagtttattctgtctccctggcctcaaggtctgtgtaATTCACTGGCACCCAGGgaaatgtctccgttcgggcctggtaagacaaagaagacatgagatttcgcgttccccctcgtccccgtgcgcgcggaggggccgatttcgggtgagggctggaatggtgtgtgtgtgctgcggacatcgacccacccctgcgccacgccatcgcgccaCCAGAAGCTCGTGTAGGCGTGCGGCGCCCCattaccgggcgtccgcccagtcctcatcatcctcccaataccgccccatcttcccgtttttctcgtgtttggcaagcagcggcggaatgttctttttatcattttataaaggcacctgttgtgcctattatacaaagtctattctgtagaGTCACAGGTGTCCTAATAAGTGTTCAAGAATGTTCTTgccttcatga contains:
- the LOC133497105 gene encoding uncharacterized protein LOC133497105 isoform X12, whose protein sequence is MLRGWQYLCRPTRWRLWEGCRAGRERNNSVRRGQGFLYGGPVRNNAHARRYFSAAKGFGARMKKKKSALGAATGCMPERRHLLEANESQTLRACGGKKKKVMLRGWQYLCRPTRWRLWEGCRAGRERKNSVRRGQGFLYGGPVRNNAHARRYFSAAKGFWGSDKKKKSALGAATGCIACGGKKKSDASRLAVQLQTHQMATVGRMPSRTREEKLRQEGSGLHVWRTRPERCACEEDLLWCLSSLEPAVEKKKSDASRLAVPLQTHQMATVGRMPSRTREEELRQEGSGLPVWRTRPEQCACEESLRWKKKKVMLRGWQYLCRPTRWRLWEGCRAGRERKNSVRRGQGFLYGGPVRNNAHARRPERRHLLEANESQTLRTYCGVCLHKSLRWKKKKK
- the LOC133497105 gene encoding uncharacterized protein LOC133497105 isoform X14; amino-acid sequence: MLRGWQYLCRPTRWRLWEGCRAGRERNNSVRRGQGFLYGGPVRNNAHARRYFSAAKGFGARMKKKKSALGAATGCMPERRHLLEANESQTLRACGGKKKKVMLRGWQYLCRPTRWRLWEGCRAGRERKNSVRRGQGFLYGGPVRNNAHARRYFSAAKGFWGSDKKKKSALGAATGCIACGGKKKSDASRLAVQLQTHQMATVGRMPSRTREEKLRQEGSGLHVWRTRPERCACEEDLLWCLSSLEPAVEKKKSDASRLAVPLQTHQMATVGRMPSRTREEELRQEGSGLPVWRTRPEQCACEESLRWKKKKVMLRGWQYLCRPTRWRLWEGCRAGRERKNSVRRGQGFLYGGPVRNNAHARRTYCGVCLHKRLRWKKKKK
- the LOC133497105 gene encoding uncharacterized protein LOC133497105 isoform X13, which produces MLRGWQYLCRPTRWRLWEGCRAGRERNNSVRRGQGFLYGGPVRNNAHARRYFSAAKGFGARMKKKKSALGAATGCMPERRHLLEANESQTLRACGGKKKKVMLRGWQYLCRPTRWRLWEGCRAGRERKNSVRRGQGFLYGGPVRNNAHARRYFSAAKGFWGSDKKKKSALGAATGCIACGGKKKSDASRLAVQLQTHQMATVGRMPSRTREEKLRQEGSGLHVWRTRPERCACEEDLLWCLSSLEPAVEKKKSDASRLAVPLQTHQMATVGRMPSRTREEELRQEGSGLPVWRTRPEQCACEESLRWKKKKVMLRGWQYLCRPTRWRLWEGCRAGRERKNSVRRGQGFLYGGPVRNNAHARRPERRHLLEANESQTLRTYCGVCLHKRLRWKKKKK
- the LOC133497105 gene encoding uncharacterized protein LOC133497105 isoform X18: MLRGWQYLCRPTRWRLWEGCRAGRERNNSVRRGQGFLYGGPVRNNAHARRYFSAAKGFGARMKKKKSALGAATGCMPERRHLLEANESQTLRACGGKKKKVMLRGWQYLCRPTRWRLWEGCRAGRERKNSVRRGQGFLYGGPVRNNAHARRYFSAAKGFWGSDKKKKSALGAATGCIACGGKKKSDASRLAVQLQTHQMATVGRMPSRTREEKLRQEGSGLHVWRTRPERCACEESLRWKKKNSDASRLAVPLQTHQMATVGRMPSRTREEKLRQEGSGLHVWRTRPERCACEEVLLCCKGFLGLGYKKKKSALVAATGCIACGGKKKKK
- the LOC133497105 gene encoding uncharacterized protein LOC133497105 isoform X19 translates to MLRGWQYLCRPTRWRLWEGCRAGRERNNSVRRGQGFLYGGPVRNNAHARRYFSAAKGFGARMKKKKSALGAATGCMPERRHLLEANESQTLRACGGKKKKVMLRGWQYLCRPTRWRLWEGCRAGRERKNSVRRGQGFLYGGPVRNNAHARRYFSAAKGFWGSDKKKKSALGAATGCIACGGKKKSDASRLAVQLQTHQMATVGRMPSRTREEKLRQEGSGLHVWRTRPERCACEESLRWKKKNSDASRLAVPLQTHQMATVGRMPSRTREEKLRQEGSGLHVWRTRPERCACEEVLLCCKGFLGLGYKKKKSALVAATGCIACGGKKKK
- the LOC133497105 gene encoding uncharacterized protein LOC133497105 isoform X20, translating into MLRGWQYLCRPTRWRLWEGCRAGRERNNSVRRGQGFLYGGPVRNNAHARRYFSAAKGFGARMKKKKSALGAATGCMPERRHLLEANESQTLRACGGKKKKVMLRGWQYLCRPTRWRLWEGCRAGRERKNSVRRGQGFLYGGPVRNNAHARRYFSAAKGFWGSDKKKKSALGAATGCIACGGKKKSDASRLAVQLQTHQMATVGRMPSRTREEKLRQEGSGLHVWRTRPERCACEESLRWKKKNSDASRLAVPLQTHQMATVGRMPSRTREEKLRQEGSGLHVWRTRPERCACEEVLLCCKGFLGLGYKKKKSALVAATGCMTYCGVCLH